The Flavobacteriales bacterium genome has a window encoding:
- the aroF gene encoding 3-deoxy-7-phosphoheptulonate synthase: MIINLNANLSETKAHELAEKAKAFCINDGSRFVLINSSSVKELPTELENYTDEFFAMESDLQLGSRAYRKETRQIQLGKVAIGGNTNNTVVIGGPCSVESEDQIRSSASLMKELGISTLRAGAYKPRTSPYSFQGMGLEGLKLLAKMRDEFGLNIITEVRDATQIDDIIEYADIIQIGAKSMYDHGILKKCGKAKQPVLLKRGFGTTLQEFVQAAEFILSGGNQNVMLCERGIRTFETKTRFTLDLCGVSYLKEYTNLPLVLDPSHAMGYAYGVPDLSRACVAMGVDGLLVEVHPNPKVAKSDASQQLNHDEFRELLGTLRPIAKAIGREII, from the coding sequence ATGATCATCAACCTGAATGCGAACTTAAGCGAAACAAAAGCGCACGAATTGGCCGAGAAAGCAAAGGCTTTCTGCATCAATGATGGAAGTCGATTTGTGCTTATAAACAGTTCGTCCGTAAAAGAATTACCTACAGAACTGGAAAACTACACGGACGAATTCTTTGCAATGGAAAGCGACCTGCAGTTGGGAAGCCGTGCATACAGAAAGGAAACCCGTCAGATCCAACTCGGAAAAGTGGCCATCGGTGGCAACACGAACAACACGGTTGTCATTGGCGGACCATGCTCGGTAGAAAGCGAAGACCAGATCCGTTCCTCCGCTTCGCTGATGAAAGAATTGGGCATCAGCACGTTGCGTGCGGGAGCTTACAAACCACGCACCTCGCCCTATTCGTTCCAAGGAATGGGATTGGAAGGGTTGAAACTCCTTGCCAAAATGCGCGATGAGTTCGGGTTGAACATCATTACCGAAGTGCGCGATGCCACGCAGATCGATGACATCATCGAGTATGCGGACATCATTCAGATCGGGGCCAAATCCATGTACGACCACGGTATTCTGAAGAAGTGCGGAAAAGCAAAACAGCCCGTGCTGTTGAAGCGCGGTTTCGGCACCACCTTGCAGGAATTCGTACAGGCTGCTGAGTTTATTCTTTCGGGCGGAAACCAGAATGTGATGCTCTGCGAGCGCGGCATCCGTACCTTTGAAACGAAGACGCGATTCACCTTGGACCTTTGCGGGGTTTCGTATCTGAAAGAATACACCAATCTGCCGTTGGTGCTCGACCCATCGCATGCCATGGGTTACGCGTATGGCGTTCCAGACCTGAGCCGCGCGTGTGTGGCCATGGGTGTGGATGGCCTTCTGGTGGAAGTACACCCGAACCCGAAAGTGGCCAAGAGCGATGCCTCGCAGCAACTGAACCACGATGAGTTCCGCGAGTTGCTTGGAACGTTAAGGCCGATTGCCAAGGCAATTGGGAGAGAGATTATATAA
- a CDS encoding CBS domain-containing protein, translating to MKTIARTYRFLADRSKKLLREFVQWRLKNISHRTFLLILSVLVGFTSGLVAVTIKNTVHVIQTLVVNGLFSKVQHLMYFVLPALGILITYSIIRWVIRKPVGEGVPIILYSLSRLGGKIPSFHTYASLITAPFTVAFGGSVGLEAPTVITGSAIGSYFGRLFHFDFKMRTLLIGCATAGAVSSIFNAPIAGIVFVLEVIMIDLNTTSLVPLLMASASASVTSRLFLGNDTLFHFPLTEGMQLMDVPFYILLGLIAGLFSVYFTVSFLSIGKVLGRQRNPYLRIAIGGSVLGLLIFVFPPLYGEGFDLINSLIDGHYAHIFTRSLFVGLESDLPLMLLFLGGVVVFKAIATSVTIGSGGIGGIFAPTLFMGSTIGFIVAKVCIMLGFDNISVINFTMVGMAALMGGNMRAPLTAIFLIAEITNGYSLFVPLMIAVSVSFLMARSLFAHSVYNFRLASRGELLTHHSDRNVLTLLRIEQLLEKNLMCVRPEMSLGQLVNVIRASSRNIFPVVDDEEKLVGVIVLDDVREIMFDTSRYETVTVAELMKEPIGTVEVTDTMEKVVNTFRDTDAWNLPVLENGKYRGFISRSKLFTEYRKMLVTFSED from the coding sequence ATGAAAACGATCGCGCGTACATATCGTTTTCTTGCCGATCGCTCTAAAAAGCTCCTTCGGGAGTTTGTTCAATGGCGGTTGAAGAATATCTCGCACCGCACTTTTCTGCTTATCCTCAGCGTGCTGGTAGGCTTCACATCGGGTTTGGTGGCGGTCACCATCAAGAACACGGTGCATGTTATCCAAACGTTGGTTGTCAACGGACTTTTCAGCAAGGTTCAGCACCTGATGTATTTCGTGTTGCCCGCGCTGGGCATTCTTATCACCTACTCCATTATCCGTTGGGTCATTCGGAAACCTGTGGGCGAAGGAGTGCCGATCATCCTCTACTCGCTTAGCAGGCTTGGCGGGAAAATTCCGAGTTTCCACACGTATGCGTCATTGATCACCGCACCCTTTACCGTTGCTTTCGGGGGTTCGGTGGGATTGGAAGCACCGACCGTTATCACAGGTTCGGCCATCGGTTCCTACTTCGGACGGTTGTTCCACTTCGATTTTAAGATGCGGACGCTGCTCATCGGTTGTGCCACGGCCGGTGCGGTCTCCTCCATCTTCAACGCGCCCATTGCGGGCATCGTTTTCGTGCTGGAAGTGATCATGATCGATCTGAACACCACCTCGCTGGTCCCACTTCTGATGGCATCTGCATCTGCATCGGTCACATCGCGCCTTTTTCTCGGCAACGACACGCTTTTCCATTTTCCGCTTACGGAAGGAATGCAGCTTATGGATGTTCCGTTTTACATTCTGCTCGGCCTGATCGCTGGACTGTTCTCCGTCTATTTCACGGTCAGTTTTCTCTCCATCGGGAAAGTGCTGGGACGCCAGCGAAACCCGTACCTGAGAATTGCCATCGGTGGCAGCGTGCTGGGACTGCTCATCTTCGTTTTTCCACCGCTTTACGGTGAAGGTTTCGACCTGATCAACTCCTTGATCGATGGTCATTACGCCCACATTTTCACGCGTTCACTCTTTGTAGGCTTGGAATCCGACCTGCCGCTGATGCTGCTTTTCCTTGGTGGCGTGGTGGTTTTCAAAGCCATCGCCACTTCGGTGACCATTGGCTCTGGCGGCATCGGAGGAATCTTCGCACCCACACTCTTTATGGGCAGTACCATCGGCTTTATTGTGGCCAAGGTCTGCATCATGCTCGGTTTCGATAACATCTCGGTGATCAACTTTACCATGGTGGGCATGGCCGCGCTGATGGGCGGCAACATGCGCGCTCCGCTCACGGCCATCTTCCTCATTGCCGAGATCACCAACGGTTATTCACTCTTCGTACCGCTGATGATCGCGGTCTCGGTGTCATTCCTCATGGCGAGAAGCCTGTTTGCGCATTCGGTCTATAACTTCCGATTGGCCAGTCGTGGGGAGCTCCTTACGCACCATTCCGACAGAAATGTGCTGACCCTATTGCGCATCGAGCAACTGCTGGAAAAGAACCTGATGTGTGTCCGTCCAGAAATGAGCCTCGGACAGTTGGTAAACGTCATCCGCGCATCAAGTAGAAACATCTTTCCTGTGGTGGATGATGAGGAGAAACTGGTGGGCGTCATTGTGCTGGATGATGTCCGCGAGATCATGTTCGATACGAGCAGATACGAAACCGTAACGGTGGCCGAACTCATGAAGGAGCCCATCGGTACCGTGGAGGTGACAGATACCATGGAAAAAGTGGTGAACACATTCAGAGACACCGATGCTTGGAACCTTCCTGTGCTTGAAAACGGCAAGTACCGTGGTTTCATCAGCCGCTCAAAGCTCTTCACGGAATACCGCAAAATGCTGGTAACGTTTTCGGAGGATTGA
- a CDS encoding amino acid permease, producing MKEKIGLREAMSIGIGGMVGGGIFAVLGLAVSIAQGGTPIAFLFAGLLALITSYSYVNLSLAFPDRGGTVKFINQGFGISVFSGGINNLLWISYIIMLSLYASAFGSYAPNLWEITGNRSIDFHIYATGIIVLATIINYYSIVIVGKIESFAVITKLIILLAFVGIGAYGLIGNANLPQLSPEHWETPIKLFAGGMVIFVAYEGFELIANAAPDIIDPNKNVPRAYYFSVIFVILLYMAIAVVTVGSLPFSAIATAQDYVLAEAAKPMLGQVGFTIITVAALISTFSAINASLYGGSRVNFEIAEDDELPRHFASTFWNEPIGLLITSIVTIILVNVLKLESISTAGSVGFLIIFGTVNLVGFKLSDQIGGNKFLPILGAILCAIALAVLINQQLSDNLTGVVVAAAIVAFCMVIEWVYKRYEKSKNK from the coding sequence ATGAAGGAGAAGATCGGCCTGCGTGAAGCAATGTCCATCGGAATCGGTGGCATGGTCGGTGGCGGCATCTTCGCAGTACTCGGTCTGGCCGTTTCCATTGCGCAGGGAGGAACTCCAATTGCATTCCTTTTCGCAGGATTGCTCGCTCTGATCACTTCCTACAGCTACGTCAATCTTTCGCTGGCCTTTCCCGACAGGGGCGGTACCGTCAAGTTCATCAATCAAGGATTCGGCATCTCCGTTTTCAGCGGTGGCATCAATAACCTACTTTGGATCAGCTACATCATCATGCTCTCGCTGTATGCTTCGGCATTCGGCTCCTACGCTCCGAACCTTTGGGAGATAACGGGCAATCGCAGCATCGACTTCCACATTTACGCCACGGGAATCATCGTGCTTGCCACCATCATCAACTACTACAGCATTGTAATTGTGGGAAAGATCGAGTCGTTTGCGGTCATCACCAAACTGATCATTCTCCTTGCTTTCGTGGGCATCGGGGCCTACGGTCTTATCGGCAATGCCAACCTGCCGCAGCTATCGCCCGAACATTGGGAAACCCCGATCAAACTCTTTGCAGGCGGCATGGTCATCTTTGTGGCGTACGAAGGTTTTGAGCTGATCGCGAATGCAGCTCCCGACATCATCGACCCAAACAAGAATGTACCGCGCGCCTACTACTTTTCGGTCATTTTCGTCATCCTGCTTTACATGGCCATTGCCGTGGTCACGGTCGGTTCGCTTCCCTTCTCGGCCATTGCCACTGCGCAAGATTACGTGCTTGCCGAAGCGGCCAAACCGATGCTGGGTCAGGTAGGATTCACCATCATCACCGTTGCTGCCCTCATTTCCACCTTTTCGGCCATCAATGCCTCGCTGTATGGCGGTAGCCGCGTCAATTTTGAGATTGCGGAAGATGACGAGCTGCCGCGTCACTTTGCCTCCACATTTTGGAATGAGCCCATCGGGCTGTTGATCACCAGCATCGTCACCATCATCTTGGTCAACGTGCTGAAACTGGAAAGCATTTCCACCGCAGGTAGCGTGGGGTTCCTTATCATTTTCGGAACGGTGAACCTGGTCGGTTTCAAACTTTCCGACCAGATCGGTGGGAACAAGTTTCTGCCGATTCTGGGTGCGATCCTATGTGCCATTGCGCTGGCCGTCCTCATTAATCAGCAACTCTCGGACAATCTCACGGGCGTGGTCGTAGCTGCTGCCATTGTTGCATTCTGCATGGTCATCGAATGGGTCTATAAACGCTACGAGAAATCGAAGAACAAATGA
- a CDS encoding serine acetyltransferase, which translates to MSEESFIKALFEQHQKTGKCLSPEVVAKWLNELLGILYPERSTSKFEDLGDFEVHYDGLKSLLNDILCSCSEVNPEETVTRFFHQLPTIKEALDKDLEATFLGDPAAKTKQVVARSYPGFYAICAYRIANALDRMGTHLVPRALTEYAHTQTGIDIHPSATIGAYFCIDHGTGVVVGETTIIGNHVKLYQGVTLGALSVDKKDATSKRHPTIEDEVVIYAGATILGGNTVVGRGSVIGGNVWLTRSVPAGSKVYYSASMSDESGETDRITIKS; encoded by the coding sequence ATGTCAGAGGAATCATTCATAAAAGCGCTGTTCGAGCAGCACCAGAAGACGGGAAAATGCCTGTCGCCAGAAGTTGTGGCCAAATGGCTGAACGAACTTCTGGGCATTCTCTATCCGGAAAGAAGCACTTCCAAGTTTGAGGATCTGGGCGATTTTGAAGTGCATTATGACGGATTGAAATCGCTGCTGAACGACATTCTTTGCTCCTGTTCGGAAGTGAATCCAGAGGAAACCGTGACAAGGTTTTTCCATCAGCTTCCTACAATCAAAGAAGCATTGGACAAAGATCTGGAAGCCACATTCCTTGGCGATCCAGCTGCCAAGACCAAGCAGGTGGTGGCACGCTCCTACCCTGGTTTCTATGCCATCTGCGCCTACCGAATTGCCAATGCATTGGATAGGATGGGAACACATTTGGTACCGCGTGCGCTGACCGAATATGCGCATACGCAGACCGGAATTGACATCCATCCTTCGGCCACCATAGGTGCGTATTTCTGTATCGACCACGGAACAGGTGTTGTTGTGGGCGAAACCACCATTATCGGCAACCACGTGAAGCTGTATCAGGGCGTAACGCTGGGTGCGTTGAGCGTGGACAAGAAAGACGCCACCTCCAAACGCCACCCGACCATTGAAGATGAAGTGGTGATCTACGCTGGCGCCACCATCTTAGGCGGCAACACGGTTGTAGGCCGCGGTTCGGTGATCGGTGGAAATGTGTGGCTCACACGAAGCGTTCCTGCTGGAAGCAAGGTCTATTACAGCGCCAGCATGAGCGATGAAAGCGGGGAAACGGACAGGATCACCATTAAGAGTTGA
- the cysM gene encoding cysteine synthase CysM, producing MGIESLIGNTPLVEIQHLNTNPNVRIFCKLEGNNPGGSVKDRAAYGMISEALKRGDIKPGDKLVEATSGNTGIALAMIAQLKGVEMHLIMPDNSTEERIQTMKAYGAEVILTPAAKTIEYSRQLAEEMAATGEYFMLNQFANPDNWGQHYKTTGPEIWRDTKGEITHFVSAMGTTGTIMGVSRYLKEQNPNIQIVGTQPTDGSSIPGIRRWSPEFLPKIFDAERVDRIVDVSQDDATDITRRMAREEGILAGMSSGGALSAALKVASELESGTIVCITCDRGDRYLSSDLFKF from the coding sequence ATGGGAATCGAAAGTCTTATCGGAAACACACCGTTGGTAGAGATCCAACACCTGAACACGAACCCGAACGTGCGCATTTTCTGCAAGCTGGAAGGCAACAACCCGGGCGGAAGCGTGAAGGACCGTGCTGCCTACGGCATGATCTCTGAAGCATTGAAACGGGGTGATATCAAACCGGGCGATAAACTGGTGGAGGCTACAAGTGGCAACACGGGAATTGCCTTGGCCATGATCGCGCAGCTGAAAGGTGTGGAAATGCACCTCATCATGCCCGATAATTCCACAGAGGAACGCATTCAGACCATGAAAGCCTACGGTGCAGAAGTAATCCTGACACCTGCTGCCAAGACCATCGAATACTCGCGCCAGCTGGCGGAAGAAATGGCCGCCACAGGCGAATACTTCATGCTGAATCAGTTCGCCAATCCCGATAACTGGGGACAACATTACAAGACCACTGGCCCAGAAATTTGGCGCGACACGAAAGGCGAGATCACCCATTTTGTCTCAGCGATGGGAACCACTGGGACCATCATGGGCGTTTCACGCTACCTGAAGGAACAGAACCCGAACATTCAGATTGTGGGTACACAACCGACCGATGGCTCCAGCATTCCAGGTATCAGACGTTGGTCTCCTGAATTTCTACCGAAAATATTTGACGCGGAACGCGTGGACCGCATTGTGGATGTGAGTCAGGATGACGCCACCGACATCACCCGCAGAATGGCCCGCGAAGAAGGAATTCTTGCAGGAATGAGCAGCGGAGGCGCGCTTTCGGCTGCGCTGAAAGTGGCCTCAGAACTCGAAAGCGGCACCATCGTCTGCATTACCTGCGACCGTGGCGACCGCTACCTGAGTTCCGACCTCTTCAAGTTCTAA
- a CDS encoding HAD-IIIA family hydrolase: protein MSHQDAFEEFATHNIKFLVLDVDGVMTDGGMYYTEGGDQFKKFNTKDGMAIKVALKKGFEVAFLSSGSQETIVKNRAETLGVKRVYVGSREKLEVLNEWCSELNLSLVNVAYIGDDINDLQVIDAVGFTGCPADAVEAVKQKVNVILNRKGGDACVREFVDEHLL from the coding sequence ATGTCACACCAAGACGCATTTGAAGAATTCGCCACGCACAACATCAAATTTCTGGTGCTGGATGTGGATGGCGTGATGACCGATGGCGGCATGTATTACACCGAAGGTGGCGACCAGTTCAAGAAGTTCAACACCAAGGATGGCATGGCCATCAAAGTGGCGTTGAAGAAAGGTTTTGAAGTAGCGTTTCTGAGTTCGGGAAGTCAAGAAACGATTGTGAAGAACCGTGCTGAAACGCTTGGTGTGAAACGGGTCTATGTCGGCTCGCGCGAGAAGTTGGAAGTGCTGAATGAATGGTGCTCCGAACTGAATCTTAGCTTGGTGAATGTGGCCTACATCGGAGATGACATCAACGACCTGCAAGTGATCGATGCGGTCGGTTTTACGGGCTGCCCGGCCGATGCGGTAGAAGCCGTGAAACAGAAAGTGAACGTGATCTTGAACCGAAAGGGCGGTGACGCCTGCGTCCGTGAGTTTGTGGACGAACACCTGCTGTAA
- a CDS encoding CBS domain-containing protein, whose translation MRISASIYANGNNDILETVKELEAHHADLLHIDCIDDVRVFDDVSAIRSVSKLPIDLHLIYEEPKRYEKVLKVHPVDYLTIQYENLNGSRELPSIGFKKLGLALTSETPLEAFAEFADSCDFVLLMATEPGVSGGTFNKQNFRRIREFKRKFPNKQVHVDGGVNAEVSFILRNLGVHCAVSGSYLFKQDSVGGAMLNLKNAEVDSYYRVADFMRDIDETPTVNLSELTLKNVLQSIEDAKMAFTAVVDKAGFLSGIISNADVRKGFLRSIDNLNALQVESLINAKPITVKEDMTVTELLRFVRHQSIPINYLPVTNAEGKLTGSLTFNDLIKGEA comes from the coding sequence ATGCGCATTTCAGCTTCCATATACGCCAACGGAAACAACGACATTCTGGAAACGGTGAAGGAATTGGAGGCGCACCATGCCGATCTGCTGCACATCGATTGTATTGATGATGTGCGTGTGTTCGATGACGTTTCAGCCATCCGTTCTGTCTCAAAATTGCCCATCGACCTGCACCTGATCTATGAGGAACCCAAGCGATACGAAAAGGTATTGAAGGTTCATCCTGTCGATTACCTCACCATCCAATACGAGAACCTGAACGGAAGCCGCGAACTTCCTTCCATCGGGTTCAAGAAATTGGGATTGGCGCTCACTTCCGAAACACCGTTGGAGGCGTTTGCGGAATTTGCAGACAGCTGCGATTTCGTGCTATTGATGGCCACTGAACCAGGCGTGAGTGGCGGCACATTCAATAAGCAGAATTTCAGACGCATCCGCGAGTTCAAACGGAAATTCCCGAACAAGCAGGTGCATGTGGATGGCGGTGTGAATGCCGAAGTGTCGTTCATTCTGCGAAATCTTGGCGTGCATTGCGCAGTTTCGGGTTCGTACCTGTTCAAGCAGGATTCGGTGGGCGGAGCCATGCTGAATCTGAAGAACGCAGAGGTGGATTCGTACTATCGAGTGGCGGATTTTATGCGGGATATTGACGAGACCCCGACCGTCAACCTATCTGAACTGACGCTGAAAAACGTGCTTCAATCCATTGAGGATGCAAAAATGGCGTTTACTGCAGTCGTTGACAAAGCAGGTTTTCTGAGCGGAATCATCAGCAATGCCGATGTACGGAAAGGGTTTCTAAGAAGCATTGATAATCTGAATGCATTGCAAGTTGAATCGCTTATCAATGCAAAACCGATCACAGTTAAAGAAGACATGACCGTGACCGAACTGCTGCGCTTCGTCCGTCATCAATCAATACCCATTAATTACCTGCCTGTCACGAATGCTGAAGGAAAGTTGACGGGCTCACTCACATTCAACGACCTCATTAAAGGAGAAGCATGA
- a CDS encoding TerC family protein: MEIFLHSETWIAMLTLTFLEIVLGIDNIIFISIVTDKLPQAQQAKGRNLGLGLALIFRIGLLLGITWIIGFTEPLFSLFRQDFSGRDLILMAGGLFLLGKSTSEIHHKLEGENDDQEKGMKTGLTLGAALVQIVALDMVFSFDSILTAIGLTEHVLIMIGAVIISMIVMMLFSGAISRFINKHPTLQILALAFLILIGFMLVLDALGFHVPKGYIYFAVAFSLIVEMVNMRMRKGKTSVKLNKHMEQDENT, translated from the coding sequence ATGGAAATATTCTTGCATTCGGAGACGTGGATCGCCATGCTGACGCTTACGTTCTTGGAGATCGTGCTTGGTATCGACAACATCATTTTCATTTCCATTGTTACCGATAAGCTGCCACAGGCGCAACAGGCCAAGGGGCGCAACCTGGGGCTGGGGCTGGCGCTCATCTTCCGCATCGGGCTGCTGCTGGGCATTACGTGGATCATCGGTTTTACCGAGCCGTTGTTCTCCCTCTTCAGACAAGACTTCAGCGGCCGCGACCTGATCCTGATGGCGGGAGGATTGTTCCTGTTGGGCAAGAGCACCTCAGAGATCCACCACAAACTGGAAGGCGAGAACGATGACCAGGAAAAGGGCATGAAAACGGGACTGACCTTGGGCGCGGCCTTGGTGCAAATTGTGGCGTTGGACATGGTTTTCAGCTTCGATTCCATTCTCACGGCCATCGGTCTTACGGAGCATGTGCTCATCATGATCGGGGCGGTGATCATCTCCATGATCGTGATGATGCTGTTCTCGGGCGCCATCAGCCGTTTCATCAACAAACACCCGACCTTGCAGATATTGGCACTGGCATTCCTCATCCTCATCGGCTTTATGCTGGTGCTCGATGCGCTCGGATTCCACGTTCCGAAGGGATACATCTACTTCGCTGTGGCCTTCTCGCTCATTGTGGAGATGGTGAACATGCGGATGCGCAAGGGCAAGACCTCGGTGAAACTGAACAAACACATGGAGCAAGATGAAAACACGTAG